GGTAATTGCGTGAGAAGTTGATCCAGAGAATCAAAAGGTTCAGTTTGAGTCAGATCACGATCCCAAAGCGCCTGTTCAATACTTTGTTGCACAGAAGGCACTTGTGTACCCGCTGTAATTTGGTGCTTTTGTATAAATGCATCAATACGTTCTTGGCTATTCCCTGGCTGAACCTCGGCAATATCACCTGCTTGCCAGATGGCTTCATGCTCAGGGGTCAGTTCGATATTGAAAGCAGGCGCACCCAGACTACCCGGATTGAGGACTTCACGTTTACTCAAACTCCAGTGATCAAAGGTCTTATCGATACTCATCGCTTGTAGCTCAAGTCGAGTGACTTGTGCCAGTGCAGTATTCCATTGCTGGATATGCTCGTTGTTGGCATTGTCGACTTCAATTGTATTGAATAGCTGCTGGGCACCATTCTGTTTTAGCCACTGATCAATACGGTGACCAAAACTGCAATAGCTGTCTGGATATTCCTGAGAACCTAAGGCCAATACAGCATAACTTAAATGACTGAGATCAGCTTGAGCAGACAGGATTTTTTTCTCAAAAGAAGAAGCCAGATCCGGCGCTTCGCCCGTGCCATAAGTACTGGCAACAAATAATACCTGTTCGGTTTGCTGTAAATCGGCAAGCGTCAGTTGCTGTACCGGCTTGACGGTTACCGGTTGGCGTGCTTCCTGTAGGGCAGTTGCTGTACGCCAAGCCAGTTGCTCAGAAACCCCTGTTTGTGAGGCATAAGCAATGAGCCACGGTTTGGCATTTTCATCGACGTTCACTGCAGTCGCACCCTGACGTGCTTCCAGCGTTAAGCGTTTTTGTTTGCGACGTTTCAGATAGAGCATCCAACCTGTCACAAAGAACAATGGCATCAACAAGGCTGCGACCATGACAAAGAACTGGTAGATCGGGCCGAAGAAGCTGCCACGATGCACCGGTAACATGCTGCTCATGATCTTTTCATTGAGCTTTTTATCTTCATACAGCTCAACTTTGGTAAATTCAGCTGTCTGGTAATTATAAGTGGCACTGTTTCGTGCACGTTCATGCTGAACGATTGGATCGACAAAGCTCAGTTGCATTTCACCATCCGGTTTTTTCGGAAGGTTAAACGTTACAGTAGAATACTTATCTGAAAATTCAGTGTTAAAGCCAATCCAGCTTTGGTCTAGCGCACGTACAGTAGCTTTAGGGCTGAGACCTTCGCGGCCTTCACGACCAGCACCGCGTTCGCCACCCTGACGGCCTTCACCTCGTGCTTCACCTTCAGCACGTGGGCCACGTTCGCCACCTGTACGTCCTTCACCACGGTTATTGCCGGCATTGGCCTGCATTTCCGGTTGCGGACGCTCTACACCCAGCACCTTAAACATGCCGTTGCGCCACCAGTCATAAGACCAGTACAGACCGGTACAGGCCAGAATCAGGTAGAAAATCACCACCCAGGTTCCCACAACAGCGTGCAGATCCCAGATAAAATTACGGCCTTTCAGCTGAGGTTTTACAAAGAACCATTGCTTGATCGAATGACGTTTCGGCCAGCGCAGGTACAGACCTGACAAGACAAAAAAGATCAGCATCAGGGTACAGGCACCGGTAATCTGCTTACCTACTGGACCAACCGTCAAATTACGATGCAGTTGCTGAACAAACTGGAAAAATTCCCGACCCTTAATCTCTGGCAAGACTTCTGCAGTATACGGGTTGATCATGATGTTCTGACCACGCCGTGCACCTTCTTTGGCAACATTTACGGTACTCGAAGCACTTGGATCTTGCGCTATGGTAATGCTGTTGATCTTCATGTCAGGCGCAGAACGGTTAAAGTGCTGATACAGCTCGGCAGGCGTGAGTTTGTCACGTTGCTGAACCTGAACCGTATAACTGTCGCTATTCATCCATTTTAATATTTGTTGTTCATAGGAATAGATTGCGCCAGTGACCCCCATTATCGAGAGGATTAAACCTGCTGTAATCCCCAGAAACCAGTGGATTTGGAAAAATGTCTTTTTAAACATGGTCGTCAGATTAAGGGTGAGATCTATAAAAGTGGCAAAATTATAACTGAAGTTTAAGCCCGAATTATAGGTGTTGAGGATAATATTTATTCTCATTATCATTTATTGTTTTGAGAATAAAAAAACCTCCATGCCGAGGCAGGAGGTTTTTCACTGAAGAAAGAATAGGTTAGATTTGTTTTGCTGCGCCCACTTCTGCTTCCAGATGCTTGCGAATCGTGGCGAAAGAGAAGTTTTTGCTGTCTAGACGTTTCGGCAGGATATATGCACCTTGCTGGCCTTTTACTTTGAAATTGACCAACATGAATTCTGGTGTGTTGTACCATTCATAAATGTCTTTCCAGCTAATCGCGCCAACACCTTCCTGCATGCCCATTTTCTGGCGCATCACGATGCCGTGCGGTTGCACGCCCAGGCGAACACCTTTGATTTCCTGTACCGGAAATTCATTCATCTTGCGTTTAACATACCATTCCAGACCAAAGGTACGGATCAGGTAATACAACACCACACAGACAATGGCCACCCAGCAGAACACGGTAGAATAGTTCTTCAGGAGCAGAATGCCCAGAATAGAAAGTGCAACAACAGCACCCATGATCAGCCATGCTTTCATGCCAATTTTATTGGTACTACGCCAGATCACCAGCTGAGCATCACGCTGCTCGGCTTCTGAAATTTCATAGTTCACAGGCTGTAGGGTATAAGCGTATAAATTTTTCGCGGTCATAATGAAATTAGCAGATTTTAAACTGTAAAAAGTTTAGCACTAATTGTACCAATTCAGTGAGTATATTGTTCCAAAATCAGCCAAATTATAATGAACCTAATTCAGTTGCCTGTTCATCACGCTCATGGCTCAAACTTTGTTTCAGTTGGCTCAACTGCTTTAAAATACTGAACATTAAAGACAGCTGCTGCAAAATGATCAGGGATTTCTGATCTTGCTCCTGATCTTGAGCCAGGCGCTGTCGAATATGAGCAATCATATTTTGCGCACTTA
The nucleotide sequence above comes from Acinetobacter lwoffii. Encoded proteins:
- a CDS encoding PepSY domain-containing protein, encoding MFKKTFFQIHWFLGITAGLILSIMGVTGAIYSYEQQILKWMNSDSYTVQVQQRDKLTPAELYQHFNRSAPDMKINSITIAQDPSASSTVNVAKEGARRGQNIMINPYTAEVLPEIKGREFFQFVQQLHRNLTVGPVGKQITGACTLMLIFFVLSGLYLRWPKRHSIKQWFFVKPQLKGRNFIWDLHAVVGTWVVIFYLILACTGLYWSYDWWRNGMFKVLGVERPQPEMQANAGNNRGEGRTGGERGPRAEGEARGEGRQGGERGAGREGREGLSPKATVRALDQSWIGFNTEFSDKYSTVTFNLPKKPDGEMQLSFVDPIVQHERARNSATYNYQTAEFTKVELYEDKKLNEKIMSSMLPVHRGSFFGPIYQFFVMVAALLMPLFFVTGWMLYLKRRKQKRLTLEARQGATAVNVDENAKPWLIAYASQTGVSEQLAWRTATALQEARQPVTVKPVQQLTLADLQQTEQVLFVASTYGTGEAPDLASSFEKKILSAQADLSHLSYAVLALGSQEYPDSYCSFGHRIDQWLKQNGAQQLFNTIEVDNANNEHIQQWNTALAQVTRLELQAMSIDKTFDHWSLSKREVLNPGSLGAPAFNIELTPEHEAIWQAGDIAEVQPGNSQERIDAFIQKHQITAGTQVPSVQQSIEQALWDRDLTQTEPFDSLDQLLTQLPTLATREYSIASIPSQQVLRLVVRQQTDAEGNLGLGSGWLTQHAALNAPIALRIRSNDSFHLIDDNRPIICIGNGTGIAGLLSLLSARNRQDYSQNWLIFGERQREHDFFFEETIQAWLQMGTLKRLDLAFSRDQQEKVYVHHKLREQAEELKAWIAQGAVIYVCGSINGMASDVDQALTEILGETMLDQLRLDGRYRRDVY
- a CDS encoding YcxB family protein, whose amino-acid sequence is MTAKNLYAYTLQPVNYEISEAEQRDAQLVIWRSTNKIGMKAWLIMGAVVALSILGILLLKNYSTVFCWVAIVCVVLYYLIRTFGLEWYVKRKMNEFPVQEIKGVRLGVQPHGIVMRQKMGMQEGVGAISWKDIYEWYNTPEFMLVNFKVKGQQGAYILPKRLDSKNFSFATIRKHLEAEVGAAKQI